A single region of the Aeromonas hydrophila subsp. hydrophila ATCC 7966 genome encodes:
- a CDS encoding CD0519/CD1768 family membrane protein: MENQAVKDSHQGAASLRRWLEPVLVLVILGSLFGYLGSQMGLSALVNTLFNTAHQLLLNTVLFIMGITVLSGALSQLLSEFGVIRLLEVLLAPLMKPVFRLPGRTALAALMTFFSDNPAVISLAKDSRFRKGFTPWQLVSLTNFGTAFGMGLIVVTFMATLQLPGGESTASAALIGLLGALIGSVVSTRLMQRMIRPLVGETPITDEVASVGAKPGLSQEAAPTWLRVLNALLDGGKSGVELGMAVIPGVLIISTFVMLLTFGPGEQGYSGEAFQGVALLPVLAAKVGWLFELLFGFTHAELVAFPVTSLGAVGAAMSLVPPFIGKGWITGNEVAVFTAMGMCWSGFLSTHTAMLDALGYRHLTSRAIVAHTIGGLCAGVAAHQLYLWLG; the protein is encoded by the coding sequence ATGGAAAATCAAGCAGTTAAAGATTCTCACCAGGGGGCGGCCTCCCTTCGCCGCTGGCTGGAGCCGGTATTGGTGCTGGTTATCCTCGGCAGCCTGTTTGGCTACCTCGGCAGCCAGATGGGCCTCTCCGCCCTGGTCAACACCCTGTTCAACACCGCTCACCAGCTGTTGCTCAACACAGTGCTCTTCATCATGGGCATTACCGTGCTGTCGGGCGCACTCAGCCAGCTGCTCAGCGAGTTCGGGGTGATCCGCCTGCTGGAGGTGCTGCTGGCACCGCTGATGAAGCCGGTGTTCCGGCTGCCGGGGCGCACCGCATTGGCGGCCCTGATGACCTTCTTCTCCGACAACCCGGCGGTGATCAGCCTCGCCAAGGACAGCCGTTTTCGCAAGGGCTTCACCCCCTGGCAGCTGGTGTCGCTCACCAACTTCGGCACCGCCTTCGGCATGGGGCTGATCGTGGTGACCTTCATGGCGACCCTGCAACTGCCGGGCGGCGAGTCCACCGCCAGCGCGGCGCTGATCGGTCTGCTCGGCGCCCTCATCGGCTCCGTGGTGTCTACCCGGCTGATGCAGCGGATGATCCGCCCGCTGGTGGGGGAGACCCCGATCACCGACGAGGTGGCGAGCGTGGGGGCCAAACCGGGTCTGAGCCAGGAAGCCGCCCCGACCTGGCTGCGGGTGCTCAACGCCCTGCTGGACGGTGGCAAGTCCGGGGTGGAGCTGGGGATGGCGGTGATCCCCGGGGTGCTCATCATCAGCACCTTCGTGATGCTGCTGACCTTCGGCCCGGGCGAGCAGGGCTACAGCGGTGAAGCCTTCCAGGGGGTGGCGCTGCTGCCGGTGCTGGCGGCCAAGGTGGGCTGGCTGTTCGAGCTGCTGTTCGGCTTCACCCACGCCGAGCTGGTGGCCTTCCCGGTCACCTCGCTGGGGGCGGTCGGGGCCGCCATGTCGCTGGTGCCTCCCTTCATCGGCAAGGGCTGGATCACCGGCAACGAGGTGGCGGTGTTCACCGCCATGGGCATGTGCTGGAGCGGCTTCTTGAGCACCCACACCGCCATGCTGGATGCGCTCGGCTATCGCCATCTCACCTCCCGCGCCATCGTGGCCCACACCATCGGCGGCCTGTGCGCCGGGGTGGCGGCTCACCAGCTCTATCTCTGGCTGGGGTGA
- a CDS encoding LysR family transcriptional regulator translates to MNSENDSQKSLSLPALTALRCFEVAARTEHFSRAADELHLTHGAVSRAVRLLEEDLGVMLFERRQRRVFLTEAGERLYQAVREGLGGIRQTAQALRRQGRPSSLVISCEPTLLMRWLIPRWPAFQALHPELDVHLMAGGGALSFGSGIDLAIRRNDFQWPAELYSQPLFEELTGPVCQPGKVTQFFDTGANGPALRPAAPRLHTKTRPGAWQEWLQHAGQSAGEEAPGQTFEHFYFSLQAAVAGLGVAIGPYRQVCDDIEAGLLVAPLGFCPDGTGYHLLAPAPPAPGSAHARLAEWLQSLT, encoded by the coding sequence ATGAACAGTGAGAATGATTCACAGAAAAGCCTGTCGCTGCCGGCCCTGACCGCGCTGCGCTGTTTCGAGGTGGCGGCCCGCACCGAGCACTTCAGTCGCGCCGCCGACGAGCTGCACCTCACCCACGGCGCGGTCAGCCGGGCGGTACGGCTGCTGGAAGAGGATCTGGGGGTCATGCTGTTCGAGCGGCGCCAGCGCCGGGTCTTTCTGACCGAGGCGGGCGAGCGGCTCTATCAGGCGGTCAGGGAGGGGCTGGGCGGCATCCGCCAGACGGCGCAGGCGCTGCGCCGGCAGGGAAGGCCGTCGTCTCTGGTCATTTCCTGCGAGCCAACCCTGCTGATGCGTTGGCTGATCCCGCGCTGGCCCGCCTTCCAGGCCCTGCATCCCGAGCTGGACGTGCACCTGATGGCAGGGGGCGGCGCCCTCAGCTTCGGCAGCGGCATCGATCTCGCCATCCGGCGCAACGACTTTCAGTGGCCGGCCGAGCTCTACAGCCAGCCGCTGTTCGAGGAGCTGACCGGGCCGGTCTGCCAGCCGGGCAAGGTGACACAGTTCTTCGACACGGGAGCCAACGGCCCGGCCCTGCGCCCTGCAGCCCCCCGCCTGCACACCAAGACCCGGCCGGGAGCCTGGCAGGAGTGGTTGCAGCACGCCGGCCAGTCCGCCGGCGAGGAGGCGCCGGGGCAGACCTTCGAGCACTTCTACTTCAGCCTGCAGGCGGCCGTAGCCGGGTTGGGGGTCGCCATCGGTCCCTACCGGCAGGTGTGCGACGACATCGAGGCCGGCCTGCTGGTGGCGCCGCTCGGCTTTTGCCCCGACGGCACCGGCTACCACCTGCTCGCCCCCGCCCCGCCCGCTCCCGGCAGTGCCCACGCCAGACTGGCGGAGTGGCTGCAATCCCTCACCTGA
- a CDS encoding CobW family GTP-binding protein: MTDMQDTRIPVTLLTGFLGSGKTTLLNHWVKQPELGECAVLINEFGSVGLDHHLVQQVDEQVVLLDSGCICCSVQGSLVEALQGLFMKAIQRKIKPFKRLIIETTGLADPAPVLFTLREEGFIAQRYRFDGTVTVVDAGHIEQQLAAQYEAVKQVALADLLVVSKGDLVDGEQLERVEAQLAALNPAAPIKRVSNGELSPAVLEKLGAYNEAAGRDVRQLLAWLRTEAPKQGLASPMQPKMKPFTAKVGTAAPTHFEHGNIESFALRIGEPLKPSRLLAAIDAVQAQYGDALLRLKGILQLEGESQPVVIHGVHGQLYPLQALGEWPEGKAQSRLVFIVKSQDKAGIERLFLDTLKAPEPSLEEQLRAMLGQPDA, encoded by the coding sequence ATGACCGATATGCAAGATACCCGTATCCCAGTGACCCTGCTGACCGGCTTTCTCGGCAGCGGCAAGACCACCTTGCTCAATCACTGGGTCAAGCAGCCCGAGCTTGGCGAGTGCGCGGTGCTGATCAACGAGTTCGGCTCGGTGGGGCTGGATCACCACCTGGTGCAGCAGGTGGACGAGCAGGTGGTGCTACTCGATTCCGGCTGCATCTGCTGCTCGGTGCAGGGCTCCCTGGTGGAGGCGCTGCAGGGGCTGTTTATGAAGGCCATTCAGCGCAAGATCAAACCGTTCAAGCGACTCATCATCGAGACCACTGGTCTTGCCGATCCGGCCCCCGTGCTGTTCACGTTGAGGGAGGAGGGCTTTATCGCCCAGCGTTACCGCTTCGACGGCACCGTCACCGTGGTGGATGCCGGTCATATCGAGCAGCAGTTGGCGGCTCAGTATGAAGCGGTGAAACAGGTGGCGCTGGCGGATCTGCTGGTAGTGAGCAAGGGGGATCTGGTGGATGGCGAGCAGCTGGAGCGGGTCGAAGCCCAGCTGGCGGCCCTGAACCCGGCGGCCCCCATCAAGCGAGTCAGCAACGGCGAGCTGTCGCCTGCGGTGCTGGAGAAGCTGGGGGCCTACAACGAGGCGGCCGGGCGCGACGTGCGCCAGCTGCTGGCCTGGCTGCGCACCGAAGCCCCGAAACAGGGGCTGGCCTCGCCGATGCAGCCGAAGATGAAGCCGTTCACCGCCAAGGTGGGCACGGCCGCGCCGACCCACTTCGAGCACGGCAATATCGAGAGTTTCGCCCTGCGCATCGGCGAGCCGCTCAAGCCGTCCCGCCTGCTGGCCGCCATCGATGCGGTGCAGGCGCAATACGGCGATGCGCTGCTGCGGCTCAAGGGCATATTGCAGCTGGAGGGAGAGAGCCAGCCGGTGGTGATCCACGGCGTCCACGGCCAGCTCTATCCGCTGCAGGCGCTGGGAGAGTGGCCGGAAGGCAAGGCCCAGTCCCGGCTGGTGTTCATCGTGAAGAGTCAGGACAAGGCGGGCATAGAGCGGTTGTTCCTGGATACGCTCAAGGCGCCCGAGCCCAGCCTGGAAGAGCAGCTCAGAGCCATGCTCGGCCAGCCTGATGCCTGA
- the mdtD gene encoding multidrug transporter subunit MdtD — MPDSTHMVTPAQRKWLPPLTAVGFFMQTLDGTILNTALPSMAETLGESPLQMQSVIIAYMLTVALLIPASGWLADRFGTRRIYLAAILLFTLGSLACAAANSLPLLVAARVLQGIGGALLMPVGRLAVLRVYSKHELLRVMSFVTIPGLVGPLIGPALGGWLVEVASWHWVFLINLPVGLLGFIASWYFMPDLRQSTAKFDWQGFVMFSAGMVLVSVGLQGLGEHSISTGWALFALLFGLAAMASYWLYAANAEEPLFGLGLFKTSTFAIGIWGNLFARLGSGAMPFLTPLFLQLGLGFSPSKAGMTMIPTVLGAMLTKTLVNKLIPRIGYRRILIGNTLALGVMIASFSLIDNQLPYGVLLGWLMVFGAINSLQFSAMNTLTLQDLSPEFASSGNGLLSVVMQLSMSLGVAIAASLLGLFSAGSAAADGQWLGGFHLTYLCIGLMSMLAALIFAQLARDKR; from the coding sequence ATGCCCGATAGCACACACATGGTGACCCCTGCCCAGCGCAAATGGCTGCCGCCGCTCACGGCGGTCGGTTTCTTCATGCAGACGCTGGATGGCACCATCCTCAACACTGCCCTGCCGAGCATGGCCGAGACCCTAGGCGAGAGCCCGCTGCAGATGCAGTCGGTGATCATCGCCTACATGCTGACGGTGGCGCTGCTCATTCCCGCCTCCGGCTGGCTGGCGGACCGATTTGGCACCCGCCGCATCTATCTGGCCGCCATCCTGCTGTTTACCTTGGGGTCTTTGGCCTGTGCGGCCGCCAACTCCCTGCCGCTGCTGGTGGCGGCGCGGGTGCTGCAAGGGATCGGTGGCGCCCTGCTGATGCCGGTGGGCAGGCTGGCGGTACTGCGGGTTTACAGCAAGCACGAGCTGCTGCGGGTGATGTCGTTCGTCACCATCCCCGGCCTGGTGGGGCCGCTCATTGGCCCGGCACTGGGGGGCTGGCTGGTGGAAGTGGCGAGCTGGCACTGGGTGTTTCTCATCAACCTGCCGGTGGGGTTGCTCGGCTTTATCGCCAGCTGGTACTTCATGCCGGATCTACGCCAGAGCACGGCCAAGTTCGACTGGCAGGGGTTCGTGATGTTCAGCGCCGGCATGGTGCTGGTGTCGGTGGGCCTGCAGGGGCTGGGGGAGCACAGCATCTCCACCGGCTGGGCGCTGTTTGCCCTGCTGTTCGGGCTGGCCGCCATGGCGAGCTACTGGCTCTATGCCGCCAATGCCGAGGAGCCGCTGTTCGGGCTGGGGCTGTTCAAGACCAGCACCTTCGCCATCGGCATCTGGGGCAACCTGTTTGCCCGCCTCGGCAGCGGCGCCATGCCGTTTCTCACCCCGCTGTTTCTGCAACTGGGGCTCGGCTTCTCGCCGAGCAAGGCGGGGATGACCATGATCCCCACCGTGCTGGGGGCCATGCTGACCAAGACGCTGGTGAACAAGCTCATTCCGCGCATCGGCTATCGCCGCATCCTGATCGGCAACACCCTGGCGCTGGGGGTGATGATCGCCAGCTTCTCCCTCATCGACAACCAGCTCCCCTACGGGGTGCTGCTGGGCTGGCTGATGGTGTTCGGCGCCATCAACTCGCTGCAGTTCTCCGCCATGAACACCCTGACCCTGCAGGATCTCAGCCCGGAGTTTGCCAGCAGCGGCAACGGCCTGCTGTCGGTGGTGATGCAGCTCTCCATGAGCCTGGGGGTGGCCATCGCCGCCAGCCTGCTGGGGCTCTTCTCGGCCGGTTCGGCGGCGGCGGATGGTCAGTGGCTGGGAGGCTTTCACCTCACCTACCTCTGCATCGGCCTGATGTCGATGCTGGCGGCGCTGATCTTCGCCCAGCTGGCGCGGGACAAGCGCTGA
- a CDS encoding potassium channel family protein: protein MNATELWQLSPEQFNEWRRANDYPLIWDLLVASLPHFDDWMTEQKIDKQVIFQIGIARFISSRCVLSLCLYMSDDKIRLYETASSALESLRKSGLIRAETRFEPYCMWLAGKHGKDEVKRVQSLLSVSENNKGEAQVLGKHRLLNIGGAELKSPIISGRLLDFTCLDELSLDGAVNNSKVYLWHCSAKGVRVNGGVIGLDLFDSLLWDHRAWAKKRELALEDGVFQDFTIECEEIRFHSSRAVLKNFNVRAKNFDATMEHTNLDKVQVAYNENGRVDHSEASKLYRNAKRLFSSVGDTVDAGECYYKEKLHEMKSLASPRELFKECWLRSGLLKKGWLTLLCYLKCAAKFISFITWGFGERPIRSLLLSMGVILLATLTYFLAPASVTYHHLGRSLYFSIVTFVTLGYGDISQTSSPLQLLSAIEAFCGMFLTGLFLAGFASKTKQY from the coding sequence ATGAATGCAACAGAGCTTTGGCAGCTTTCCCCCGAACAGTTCAACGAGTGGCGCCGGGCCAACGACTATCCCCTGATCTGGGATCTGCTGGTGGCGTCGCTGCCCCATTTTGACGACTGGATGACGGAGCAGAAGATCGACAAGCAGGTGATCTTCCAGATCGGCATCGCCCGCTTCATCAGCTCCCGCTGCGTGCTGAGCCTGTGTCTCTACATGAGCGACGACAAGATCAGGCTCTATGAGACCGCCTCGAGCGCGCTGGAGTCCCTGCGCAAGAGCGGGCTGATCCGCGCCGAGACGCGCTTTGAACCCTACTGCATGTGGCTGGCCGGCAAGCACGGCAAGGACGAGGTGAAGCGGGTGCAGAGCCTGCTCTCGGTCTCCGAGAACAACAAGGGGGAGGCCCAGGTACTGGGCAAGCACCGCCTGCTCAACATCGGCGGCGCCGAGCTCAAAAGCCCCATCATCTCAGGCCGGCTGCTCGACTTCACCTGCCTGGACGAACTCTCGCTGGATGGCGCCGTCAACAACTCCAAGGTCTATCTGTGGCACTGCTCGGCCAAGGGGGTGAGGGTCAACGGCGGGGTGATCGGGCTCGATCTGTTCGACTCCCTGCTGTGGGATCACAGGGCCTGGGCCAAGAAGCGGGAGCTGGCGCTGGAGGACGGGGTGTTTCAGGACTTCACCATCGAATGCGAGGAGATCCGTTTTCACTCCTCCCGGGCGGTGCTGAAAAACTTCAACGTGCGGGCCAAGAACTTCGACGCCACCATGGAGCACACCAACCTGGACAAGGTGCAGGTGGCCTACAACGAGAATGGCCGGGTCGATCACAGCGAGGCCAGCAAGCTCTACCGCAATGCCAAGCGGCTCTTCTCCAGCGTGGGTGATACCGTCGATGCCGGCGAGTGTTACTACAAGGAGAAGCTGCACGAGATGAAGTCGCTGGCGAGCCCGAGGGAGCTGTTCAAGGAGTGCTGGCTGCGCAGCGGCTTGCTCAAGAAAGGTTGGCTCACCCTGCTGTGCTACCTGAAGTGCGCCGCCAAGTTCATCAGCTTCATCACTTGGGGCTTTGGCGAGCGGCCGATCCGCAGCCTGCTGTTGTCGATGGGGGTGATCCTGCTGGCGACCCTGACCTATTTTCTGGCGCCGGCCTCGGTCACCTACCACCACCTGGGCCGCTCGCTCTACTTCAGCATCGTCACCTTCGTGACCCTGGGCTATGGCGACATCTCCCAGACCTCCTCCCCGCTCCAGCTGCTGTCGGCCATCGAGGCTTTCTGCGGCATGTTTCTGACCGGGTTGTTCCTGGCGGGATTTGCCTCCAAGACCAAGCAGTATTGA
- the folK gene encoding 2-amino-4-hydroxy-6-hydroxymethyldihydropteridine diphosphokinase, producing MTRIYISLGSNIERERHIRAGLDALQAEFGELQVSRVFESEAVGFNGRPFYNLVVGADTELPLATLCQRLRAMEFAHGREPDAKKFAPRTLDLDLLLYGELVCETPLVLPRGEILSNAFVLWPLAELAPALRHPLDGRTLGELWERYDKASQRLCPIPFHWAAGELQHH from the coding sequence ATGACCCGCATCTATATCAGCCTGGGATCCAACATCGAGCGCGAGCGTCATATCCGCGCCGGCCTCGATGCGCTGCAAGCCGAGTTTGGTGAACTGCAGGTCTCCCGGGTGTTCGAGAGCGAGGCGGTGGGCTTCAACGGCCGCCCCTTCTACAACTTGGTGGTGGGCGCCGATACCGAGCTGCCGCTGGCGACCCTGTGCCAGCGACTGCGCGCCATGGAGTTTGCCCACGGCCGCGAGCCGGATGCCAAGAAGTTCGCCCCGCGCACCCTGGATCTCGATCTGCTGCTCTATGGCGAGCTGGTCTGCGAGACGCCGCTGGTGCTGCCGCGTGGCGAGATCCTCAGCAACGCCTTCGTGCTCTGGCCGCTGGCCGAACTGGCCCCCGCCCTGCGCCATCCGCTGGATGGGCGCACTCTCGGTGAGCTGTGGGAGCGTTACGACAAGGCCTCCCAACGGCTCTGCCCCATCCCCTTTCACTGGGCAGCGGGCGAATTGCAGCACCACTGA
- a CDS encoding ClbS/DfsB family four-helix bundle protein, with protein MGIPADKAELLLAIETNFGKLFKALQAVPEGLTQEPVMEGHSKGTRMSVANLVAYLIGWNELVIKWIERNAAGLPVDFPETGFKWNELGGLAHKFYRDYESLTYPQLLTRLVAARARIVELIGQRSDDELYGRPWYERWPLGRMIQFNTASPYHNANGRLRKWLKSEGVKP; from the coding sequence ATGGGGATCCCTGCTGACAAGGCCGAGCTGCTGCTCGCCATCGAGACGAACTTCGGCAAGCTGTTCAAGGCCTTGCAGGCCGTCCCCGAGGGCCTGACACAAGAGCCGGTGATGGAGGGGCACAGCAAGGGCACCCGCATGAGCGTGGCCAATCTGGTGGCCTACCTCATCGGCTGGAATGAGCTGGTGATCAAGTGGATCGAGCGGAATGCGGCGGGTCTGCCGGTGGATTTTCCCGAGACCGGCTTTAAATGGAACGAGCTGGGCGGGCTGGCGCACAAATTCTATCGGGACTATGAGAGTCTGACCTACCCGCAGCTGCTGACCCGGCTGGTGGCGGCCAGGGCCCGCATCGTCGAGCTGATCGGGCAGCGCAGCGACGATGAGCTGTATGGTCGCCCCTGGTATGAGCGCTGGCCGCTGGGACGGATGATCCAGTTCAATACCGCCTCGCCCTATCACAATGCCAACGGCCGGTTGCGCAAGTGGTTGAAGAGCGAAGGGGTGAAGCCGTAG
- a CDS encoding YbaK/EbsC family protein: MPLDTIHDFNCRLLAGLPHQRFEHEPILDYATDEKVRARLGWQAEFSKTLFLKFKDGRFALLLTHRDGRLDNKAVKAALGAKPSICTADEMQAQIGCLPGAVCPFLPRADIPLLVDPVLMTHHAFTWTPGHPEQTFLLETAHLAGLLTQLPCKVSYLPAP, encoded by the coding sequence ATGCCACTCGATACCATTCACGACTTCAACTGCCGGCTGCTGGCCGGGCTGCCCCACCAGCGCTTCGAGCACGAACCCATCCTCGACTACGCCACCGATGAAAAGGTGAGAGCCCGCCTCGGCTGGCAGGCCGAATTCAGCAAGACCCTGTTTCTCAAGTTCAAGGATGGCCGCTTCGCCCTGCTGCTGACCCACAGGGATGGCCGGCTCGACAACAAGGCGGTCAAGGCGGCGCTCGGCGCCAAGCCCTCCATCTGCACCGCCGACGAGATGCAGGCCCAGATCGGTTGCCTGCCGGGCGCGGTCTGCCCCTTCCTGCCCCGCGCCGACATCCCGCTGCTGGTGGATCCCGTGCTCATGACCCACCACGCCTTTACTTGGACGCCGGGCCACCCCGAGCAGACCTTCCTGCTGGAAACCGCCCACCTGGCCGGGCTGCTGACCCAGCTGCCCTGCAAGGTGAGCTACCTGCCGGCCCCCTGA
- a CDS encoding LysE family translocator, with translation MTELLAVVAITFFAVISPGPDFAMVSRNSLLLSRRSGVLTALGIGAGVCVHVTYTLLGVGLLIQQSLWLFNLIKLAGAAYLIFLGIKMLRAKPVSAEVLAEQPALSSLGALRTGFLTNVLNPKTTIFIVSLFMQVVQPQTPLAVQLGYGAFIVLAHAVWFSAVAIFFSTDSVRGRLLAVRHWIDRVFGGLLVGFGMLLALTQQTR, from the coding sequence ATGACCGAACTGTTAGCCGTAGTAGCCATTACCTTCTTTGCCGTCATCAGCCCGGGACCCGACTTCGCCATGGTGTCGCGCAACAGCCTGCTGCTCTCTCGCCGCAGCGGGGTGCTGACGGCGCTCGGCATCGGCGCCGGGGTCTGCGTGCACGTCACCTACACCCTGCTTGGGGTGGGATTGCTGATCCAGCAGTCGCTCTGGCTGTTCAATCTCATCAAGCTGGCGGGGGCTGCCTACCTCATCTTCCTCGGCATCAAGATGCTGCGGGCCAAACCGGTGAGCGCCGAGGTGCTGGCCGAGCAGCCCGCCCTCTCCAGCCTGGGGGCGCTGCGCACCGGTTTTCTGACCAATGTGCTCAACCCCAAGACCACCATCTTCATCGTCAGCCTGTTCATGCAGGTGGTGCAGCCGCAGACGCCGCTGGCGGTCCAGCTCGGTTACGGCGCCTTCATCGTGCTGGCCCACGCCGTCTGGTTCAGCGCGGTGGCGATCTTCTTCTCCACCGACTCGGTACGGGGTCGGCTGCTGGCGGTGCGCCACTGGATCGATCGGGTGTTTGGCGGGCTGCTGGTGGGATTCGGCATGCTGCTGGCACTGACCCAGCAGACGCGCTGA
- the folB gene encoding dihydroneopterin aldolase: MDKVFIRGLEVLTTIGVYEWEKGIRQKLCFDLEMGFDNRPAAATDDIKLALDYATLSRKICDHASSKVVELVETMAEQVAMLVLADERVQWVKVTLTKPGAVPNAAGVGVEILRHRTPAASAN, translated from the coding sequence ATGGACAAGGTGTTTATTCGCGGACTCGAGGTTTTGACCACTATCGGTGTATACGAGTGGGAGAAAGGCATTCGCCAGAAGCTCTGTTTCGACCTCGAGATGGGGTTCGACAACCGCCCCGCCGCCGCAACCGACGATATCAAGCTGGCACTGGATTACGCCACCCTCTCTCGCAAGATCTGTGATCACGCCTCCAGCAAGGTGGTGGAGCTGGTCGAAACCATGGCCGAACAGGTCGCCATGCTGGTGCTGGCCGACGAACGGGTACAGTGGGTCAAGGTCACCCTGACCAAACCGGGCGCCGTCCCCAATGCCGCCGGTGTCGGCGTCGAGATCCTGCGTCACCGCACCCCGGCCGCGAGCGCCAACTGA
- a CDS encoding D-arabinono-1,4-lactone oxidase — translation MTVRFQAFHSIKAIGQREVLFNWSRTNPLGALEQVWRPKNRDELQQLLRENPERKLRLIGSGLSFEPIHSVYAEGSQALLVDLHHLRGQLAKTVDTVTYQAGTPLDTVYADLIAMERMLPASPGVIGIQTLGGALSTGTHGQGLHQSALCDAVAAMTVMLASGDIIRVDRTDSRFGAFVMGMGMLGILLDVTLQTVPNRIMRCTKFTTDYPFLLAHNERLNREHAFVKSWWFAWTGESHIWLVDPASEEEVARYRAGGSEPLLLEGDIDARMNATIDATLQKMAKDTKDEALAGEHFETVRRFKDASDLVGNVYQILCKGIPAPQINCEVAVPLHRMNEALETLQAWQQANPGVLHYPFILRCTGPSKAWLSAAYDQSVCWIGFLVYLAADGTFVNGSMEQMRELQQLLVPLGGIPHFGKHLAMDLYDFPALLPRWHDFLALKGELDPHGRFENRWLADLFANR, via the coding sequence ATGACGGTCAGGTTCCAGGCATTTCACAGCATCAAGGCGATAGGTCAGCGGGAGGTGCTGTTCAACTGGTCCAGAACCAATCCGCTCGGCGCACTGGAGCAGGTGTGGCGTCCCAAGAATCGCGATGAACTGCAGCAACTGCTGCGGGAAAACCCCGAGCGCAAGCTGCGCCTCATCGGCTCCGGCCTCTCCTTCGAACCCATCCACAGCGTCTATGCCGAGGGCAGCCAGGCGCTGCTGGTGGACTTGCACCACCTGCGCGGTCAGCTGGCCAAAACGGTCGATACCGTGACCTATCAGGCGGGGACGCCCCTCGACACCGTCTACGCCGATCTCATCGCCATGGAGCGGATGTTGCCGGCGTCTCCCGGCGTCATCGGCATCCAGACCCTGGGCGGTGCGCTCAGCACCGGCACCCACGGCCAGGGGCTGCACCAGTCCGCCCTGTGCGATGCGGTGGCGGCCATGACAGTCATGCTGGCCAGTGGCGACATCATCCGTGTGGATCGCACCGACTCGCGCTTCGGCGCCTTCGTGATGGGCATGGGGATGCTCGGCATTTTGCTCGACGTCACCCTGCAGACCGTGCCGAATCGCATCATGCGCTGCACCAAGTTCACCACCGACTATCCCTTCCTGCTGGCGCACAATGAGCGGCTCAACCGCGAGCACGCCTTTGTGAAGAGCTGGTGGTTCGCCTGGACCGGCGAGAGCCACATCTGGCTGGTGGACCCGGCCTCCGAAGAAGAGGTGGCCCGCTACCGCGCTGGCGGCAGCGAGCCGCTGCTGCTGGAGGGCGACATCGACGCCCGCATGAATGCCACCATAGATGCGACTCTGCAGAAGATGGCCAAGGACACCAAGGATGAGGCGCTGGCCGGCGAGCACTTCGAGACGGTGCGCCGCTTCAAGGATGCCTCCGATCTGGTGGGCAACGTCTACCAGATCCTCTGCAAGGGGATCCCGGCGCCCCAGATCAACTGCGAGGTGGCGGTGCCGCTGCATCGGATGAACGAGGCACTGGAGACCCTGCAGGCGTGGCAGCAGGCCAACCCCGGCGTGCTGCACTATCCCTTTATCCTGCGCTGCACCGGCCCCTCCAAGGCCTGGCTCAGCGCCGCCTATGATCAGTCGGTCTGCTGGATCGGGTTTCTGGTCTATCTGGCGGCGGACGGCACCTTCGTCAACGGCTCCATGGAGCAGATGCGCGAACTGCAGCAACTGCTGGTGCCGCTTGGCGGCATCCCGCACTTCGGCAAGCACCTGGCGATGGATCTCTACGACTTCCCGGCGCTGCTGCCGCGCTGGCACGACTTCCTTGCCCTCAAGGGCGAGCTCGACCCCCACGGCCGCTTCGAAAACCGCTGGCTTGCCGACCTGTTTGCCAACCGGTAA
- the plsY gene encoding glycerol-3-phosphate 1-O-acyltransferase PlsY: MTALTILMIILAYLGGSLSSAVLVSRITGLPDPRDHGSHNPGATNVLRLGGRLAAVVVLLLDVLKGTAPVYLAWYLQIKPVYLGFIGVAACLGHMYPIFFHFRGGKGVATALGTMMPIGFTMGGAVIGTWLLVLLVSGYSSLASIITVLLTPLFTYLLKPEYTLPVSLLSCLILIRHHENIARLLKGEEPRVWGRQNRAEQEEVLEMDDPEQKRDERDKK; encoded by the coding sequence ATGACGGCCCTGACGATTTTGATGATTATTCTGGCCTACCTGGGCGGCTCGCTGTCCAGTGCGGTGCTGGTTTCCCGCATCACGGGTCTGCCGGATCCCCGTGATCACGGCTCCCACAACCCGGGGGCCACCAATGTGCTGCGCCTCGGTGGCCGGCTGGCGGCCGTGGTGGTGCTGCTGCTCGATGTGCTCAAGGGCACGGCGCCCGTCTACCTCGCCTGGTATCTGCAGATCAAACCCGTCTACCTCGGCTTTATCGGGGTGGCTGCCTGTCTCGGCCACATGTATCCCATCTTCTTCCACTTTCGTGGCGGCAAGGGAGTGGCCACGGCGCTCGGCACCATGATGCCCATCGGCTTCACCATGGGGGGCGCGGTGATCGGCACCTGGTTGCTGGTGCTGCTGGTGAGCGGCTATTCGTCGCTGGCCTCCATCATTACCGTGTTGCTGACCCCGCTCTTTACCTACCTGCTCAAGCCGGAATACACGTTGCCGGTGTCGCTGCTCTCCTGCCTCATTCTGATCCGCCATCACGAGAACATTGCCCGCCTGCTGAAGGGGGAGGAACCCAGAGTCTGGGGCCGCCAGAACCGCGCCGAGCAGGAAGAAGTGCTGGAAATGGATGATCCTGAGCAAAAAAGAGACGAACGAGACAAAAAGTGA